A region from the Pithys albifrons albifrons isolate INPA30051 chromosome Z, PitAlb_v1, whole genome shotgun sequence genome encodes:
- the LOC139684607 gene encoding uncharacterized protein DKFZp434B061-like gives MSPPGAPAGDPPCVPEMSPPRKLLLGSPGAENVGPREPPFGDLGAQNVVPRESPLGTPSAKCPSGAPLGDPQCPKGRPSETSYWGLPVPKMFALGNPPWAPPVPKAPTLSQPPLLGPPAPEASPHGNHASVTPAPETSSPLDNPPFGTPGAQGDAPRQPPLGDFHRPRARPSATPPFGTPQRLWRRSLAIPTWGPPAPEAPPLGQPCLGDPRRPRLRPSARPALGSRGARGAASWQPLHGDPRRPRARHSVTPP, from the coding sequence atgtcgcccccgggagcccccgccGGGGACCCCCCCTgcgtgcccgaaatgtcgccccccCGAAAACTCCtattggggagccccggtgctgaaaatgtgggccctcgggaacccccctttggggacctgGGTGCCCAAAACGTAGTCCCTCGGGAAtctcccttggggacccccagtgctAAATGTCCCTCGGGAGCCCCACTTGGGGATCCCCAGTGCCCAAAAggtcgtccctcggaaacctCCTATTGGGGACtcccggtgccaaaaatgtttgccctcgggaaccccccttgggcacccccggtgcccaaagcgcccacactcagccagcccccccttttgggaccgccggcgcccgaggcgtcgccccacggcaaccacgcCTCGGTAACCCCGGCGCCGGAGACGTCGTCGCCCCTCGACAACCCACCCTTTGGGACCCCTGGCGCCCAAGGcgacgcccctcggcaaccccctcttggggactTTCATCGCCCAagggctcgcccctcggcaacccctcCTTTTGGGACCCCCCAGCGCCTGTGGCGTCGCTCCTTGGCAATCcccacttggggacccccggcgcccgaagcaccgcccctcggccagccctgccttggggacccccggcgcccgaggctccgcccctcggccaggcccgccttggggtcccgaggcgcccgaggcgccgcctcttGGCAACCCCTCcatggggacccccggcgcccgagggctcGCCACTCTGTAACCCCCCCATGA